The following is a genomic window from Solidesulfovibrio sp..
CGGGCGCACCGACGCCCGTAACGCCCCGTTTCCGCGTCCTGGCGTCCAGGCCGGGTAAATGTCACGGGCCGGGTTGGGGACGATCCCCCGGGGGGAGGACATGGCGTATAGGCAGGGTACGGGTGATTTCATGTCGAGTGTGGGGCGCCGGCTGGACGGAGCTCTGGCCACGATGATAGTAAGCAGGGGTGCAGGGAGACAAGCAACCGGATAACTTTCCGGATAACTGTAAAATTTCGAACGCATCTTAACGTTTGCAATCAGCATGTTCCGGCTTCAATGTGAAGTCCTCTCCCCCGCCAGTTTGCGGGTCTTGACCCCTTTTCCCGAGAGCGCTTGCAGCCGCAGACATCCTCGCCTTCAGGCGGCAGGGGCAGACCCGCCCGCCTTCTCGCGTCACGGTCCCCTGCCCGGGACAACCTCCCCGCGCACGCACCCTCAAGTCCGCGCCCGATGACAGGGCCGGGGACGTTCGTCGTCCCGTCCTCCCGGCGACGAGCCCAGGCTCTTCATGCATTCTGGTGGATGCAACCCTGCACAATGGGCTGTGTTCGATTCGAATGACACGGCATGGCACACCTCGACAGCCGGACAATGGAGATGGATGCGAACGTTGCCGCCACGATGCAGTCTCGGTGGTATGCATCTCCCCGTTTGAGACAGGGTGCTGGACAGCTTTTTCCGCAGCATTGGCCGTGATGGTTCACAGTGCCCGAGGAGCGTTTTCGCGCTGCCGATTTTCCGGACGACGGCGGCCGCGTGGTGAGGCATACTAGAACGGCGGCCGCGATATGCCAGACACCGGGACTTCTCTTGATCGGGCGGAAATGGTAGGCGGTCACGAGAAACCAAGACATCTTGGTCCGGAGGATGTATTTTGCCGCAGTGCTTCCAACCGCCTGGCCCCTTGTCCCAGGCTTCCCCGGAGCATGGGAACCAGAGGCCTTTGGGCCGCGTAACGGTCGAACTCCTTGTCGTCTCGCTGCTCTTCGTCGCCGTGTGCGGCTGCCTTCTTGCCGCCGGCTGGGGGAAATGGGGTGAATTTCTCATCGATTACGGCAGGGAGATTTCCATTCCCTGGCGTATTGTCCGTGGCGAGATGCTCTACCGGGACATCTCCTTTGCCTACGGCCCCCTTTCGCCCTATACCCAGGCGCTGTTGTTCGCCCTCTTCGGTCCTTCGCTGACGGTGGTGCTGGTCGCCGATGCCGCCATATTGGGCCTGATCCTGCTTGCCGCCGCCTGGCTGGTCTTTCTGGTCACGGACGTCACCGTGGCCGTTTGCGCCGCCATGGTGCTCGTTGTGATTTCGGGCCTCAACCACATGATGGGGATCGCCATCTTCAACCTGCTCACGCCGTATTCGCACGCCCTCACCTACGGGCTGGCCCTGTCCCTGGCCAGCCTCGTCGTGCTGACGGACCACGTCCGCCGGCCGACGTCCGGCAAGGCCTTGGGAATCGGCCTGTTGGCGGGACTGGTCCTTCTGACCAAACCCGAGGTGTGCGTCGGCCTGGCCGGGGCGCTCGCCGTGGGGGGCGTTCTCCTCTTTCGCGGTCCGGCATGTCCTGTTGCCCGTACCCTGCGTCATCTTGGCTTTTTTTCCCTCGGTCTCCTTGTTCCCTCCCTCGTGGCGTTTGGCGCCCTGGCCAGCGTCTCCTCGCCGGGGCAAGCCCTTCTGTTCATGACGCGGGCCTGGGGTCCCATTTTTGACGACCGCGTCACCAACCTCGCCTTCATCCAAAAATTCGTCTTCGGGACGCGGGATCTTCACGACAATCTGTGGGCCCTTTGCCGCTCGTTGTCGGAAAACGCTCTCATCGCGGCCTACATTTTTTCCGTGGGCGTTCTCGCCAAGCCGTTCAAACGGCGTCTTTCCGTCTTGGGGCCGATAACGGCCGTTGTCCTCACCTGGTTTCTCGCGACCTGCTTTTCCCGGGAAGACGCATATCGCCTGGTGGTGGATATCCCGCGCGCCTGGCCCACGCTCATGGCCTTGGCGCTTGCCTGGCTCCTGTTTCGCCAGTGGCGGGCGCCCCGGGGCGGGCCCGTCGCGCCGGGCACGATGGCCCTGGCGACCTTGGCCGCGCTGGCGCTGGGCCTGTGCGCCAAGATTTTCATCAACGCCACGCTGTTGCACTATGGGGCGATGCTGTTGGGGCCGGCCGGGCTGGTCTGGAGCATGGGCCTGCTCTGGTTTGTCCCCGCAATGCACGGAAACGAAGCGAACGCGCGGAAGGCGTCCTTTGCCGGCGCGCTGACGCTTGTCGTATTGTTTCTCTGGCCCATCATCGCGCTGAGCCAGGAGTACTTCGCCTCGCGAACGGAACGCGTCTCCACGGCAAGGGGGACCCTTGTCCTGGACGGCCGTGGCCGCTTTGTCCGCGAGTTGCTCGCCTGGCTCGACCGCGAGGCCGCGCCGGGCGAGACCCTGGCCGTGCTCCCGGAAGGGGCGATGCTCAATTTCCTCAGCGGGCATCCCAATCCCACGGCCTATGACAATATCCTGCTCTGGGACTACCTCATCCACGGAGAAAAACGCATCGAGGAGGACTTCCAGGCGGCGCCTCCGGATTGGATCGCCCTGATCCACCGGCCAACCCCGGAATACGAAGTCGGTTTGTTCTGCCAAGGGTACGGGCGCGGGCTGTGCCAGTGGATCGCGGACAATTACGACCAGGTCGCGCTGTGGGGGGCCGTTCCCAACAAGGACAATCGCTTCGGCCTCATGTTGTTGCGCCACAAGCGATGACCGCATCGGCCGACAAGGAAGGACCATGAAAGTATCGGTGGTGATACCGACCAAGAACGAAGCGATGATGCTCGGCGAGATCATCGCGCGGTGCCGGCCCCATGCCGATGAATTGCTGGTGGTGGACGGCCATTCGACGGACCAGACCCGCGCCATCGCCGAAAGCCTGGGCGTCCCTGTCATCCTCGACCACGGCAAGGGCAAGGGGGATGCCTTGCGCGAAGCCATCAAGCATGTCACCGGGGACATCATCGTTTTCATCGATGCCGACGGTTCCCATGACCCGTCCGATATCCCCACGCTCCTGCGGCCGATCCTCGACGGCCAGGCCGACCACGTCACCGGTTCCCGTCCCCGGGGGGGGCAGCGACGAGCTCCACGGGGATCTCGAGAAATTTTGCCGGATGGTCGGCAGCGACATCATCACCCTGGGGATCAATTACCGGTTCGACGTGCGCCTGACCGATTCCCAAAACGGCTTCCGGGCCATCCGGACGGATGTGGCCCGGCGGCTCGGCCTCAGGGAGGACATCACCTCCATCGAGCAGGAGATGATCATCAAGACCCTGCGCCGGGGCTACCGCATGGCCGAAGTCCCGGCCCACGAGTATGCCCGCCGCCACGGCACCTCGAACATCAAACTCTCCCGGGTCTGGTTCCGGTACGTCTACTCCTGGCTGAAATACCTTTTCCTTCCCTGGACCTAGCCATGCGCATGCGAATCGCCCTGCTCAACCCGCCGACCCCGGCCTCGGAGACCTGGGTCCGCGAGGGAAGGTGCCAGCAACTCGATATCTGGGGCGCGCCGTACCCGCCGTTGACCCTGGCCTCCATCGCCGGGCAGCTCGCGCCGGACGGCGATTGCCTGATCGTGGACAGCGGCCCCGCCGGGCTTGACCTCGAGGCCACCCTGGGGCGCGTCGCGGCCTTTGGCCCGAACCTGGCCATCGTGGCCACGGCCACGCCGACCATTGCCACGGATCTGTCCTGGTTCGCCGACGCGCTGAAACAACGTCTGCCGGACAGCCGGATCGCGGCCATCGGCATCCACGTCTCCTGCCTGCCGGCGGAGACCCTGCGGGACTTTCCCGCGGTGGATTACATCCTGCGCGGCGAAGTCGAGCTGACGTGCCGGGAACTGGTCCGGGCCTTGGCCGACGGCGCCCGGGACTTGCGGCACATCACCGGCCTGGCCTTTCGCGACGCGGACACGATCGTCCTCAACGCGCCCCGGGCATTCCTCGAAGACCTCGACGCCCTGGCCCTGCCCGCCTGGCCGGGCGTCGACTTCGGCCAGTACCGTTTGCCCATCCTGGATGTTCCCTTCAACCTGTTGGCCTTTGCCCGGGGCTGCCCGTTCCATTGCGCGTTTTGCAACGCGGGCGTGTATTACGGCAAAAAGCTCAGGCGGCGCAGCCCCGAGAGCCTCATCCGGGAAATCAGGCAGAACATCCGCGAACTGGGCGTCCGGGATTTCCTGTTCCTGACGGAATCC
Proteins encoded in this region:
- a CDS encoding radical SAM protein, which produces MRMRIALLNPPTPASETWVREGRCQQLDIWGAPYPPLTLASIAGQLAPDGDCLIVDSGPAGLDLEATLGRVAAFGPNLAIVATATPTIATDLSWFADALKQRLPDSRIAAIGIHVSCLPAETLRDFPAVDYILRGEVELTCRELVRALADGARDLRHITGLAFRDADTIVLNAPRAFLEDLDALALPAWPGVDFGQYRLPILDVPFNLLAFARGCPFHCAFCNAGVYYGKKLRRRSPESLIREIRQNIRELGVRDFLFLTESSTLDPASLRRFLALLRKEGLHRQIRWVSNSRVDVADTGLFREMREAGCWQVAFGLEFGTDRMLRLARKGGKATLATARETVRAAVAAGIIADGHFIMGYPGETADDLRQTIAFARSLPLTFAHFYAAAPFPGSRLYEEAVASGALAGQNWRSINQHRSSLGTGHLDPETVDRFIALAYRRFYFRPRTVLRMLRIPRRPVEYATLFVKGIRFAWDVLVKTLRH